The Leucobacter sp. UCMA 4100 genome window below encodes:
- a CDS encoding DNA gyrase/topoisomerase IV subunit B, with amino-acid sequence MAESSYSARHLTVLEGLEAVRKRPGMYIGSTDSRGLMHCLWEIIDNSVDEALGGYGDRIEVRLHADGSVTVTDEGRGVPVDIEPKSGLSGVELVFTKLHAGGKFGGGGYSSSGGLHGVGASVVNALSARLDVEVDRDGKSWGMSFRHGEPGTFAGDEPTSAFSPFTDASKLTAKGKVKKGVTGTRVRYWADPEIFLPTAQFELDALKERARQTAFLVPGLEIIVADERGEEPVVDSFKFDGGISEFVEYLAVDGPVTDVWRMTGSDTFSEKIPVLNEATGHMDLQEVERECEVDIALRWGTGYETEIRSFVNIIATPKGGTHLAGFEQGLVRFFRKEIEKNARRLKAGSDKPEKDDLLAGLTAVVTVRFPEPQFEGQTKEVLGTAAIRSIVQKQLTNHLSTLFESAKRTDKAQCALLLEKMVSEMKSRISLRAQRDTQRRKSSLESSSLPAKLIDCRSRDVEGTELFIVEGDSALGTARPARDSEFQALLPIRGKILNVQKASLADMLSNAECSAIIKVIGAGSGRDFDLDAARYGRVILMSDADVDGAHIRTLLLTLFFRYMRPMLEAGRVFAAVPPLHRVVVQNSGRKPNDLIYTYSERELEVLLKDLKKRGKKYQEPIQRYKGLGEMDADQLAETTMDRDKRTLRRVGVADAQQASRVFELLMGNEVAPRKEFIIDHADDLDQERIDA; translated from the coding sequence GTGGCTGAATCAAGCTATTCCGCGCGACACCTAACCGTGCTCGAGGGGCTCGAAGCGGTTCGCAAACGACCCGGTATGTATATCGGGTCGACCGATTCGCGTGGTCTCATGCACTGCCTCTGGGAAATTATTGACAACTCAGTTGATGAGGCGCTCGGCGGCTACGGCGATCGTATTGAGGTGCGGCTGCACGCTGATGGAAGCGTGACCGTCACCGACGAGGGGCGTGGCGTTCCCGTCGACATCGAGCCTAAATCGGGCCTTTCTGGTGTCGAGCTGGTGTTCACGAAGCTGCACGCCGGAGGTAAATTCGGCGGTGGTGGCTACTCGAGCTCGGGCGGTCTGCACGGCGTCGGTGCTTCGGTCGTGAACGCACTTTCTGCAAGGCTTGACGTTGAGGTTGATCGCGACGGTAAGAGCTGGGGCATGTCGTTTAGGCATGGTGAGCCGGGCACCTTCGCCGGTGACGAGCCGACGAGTGCTTTCTCGCCTTTCACCGATGCGTCAAAGCTCACGGCAAAAGGCAAGGTAAAGAAGGGCGTTACCGGCACCAGGGTTCGCTACTGGGCCGACCCAGAAATCTTCCTGCCGACTGCGCAGTTCGAGCTTGACGCGCTCAAAGAGCGTGCCCGACAGACCGCATTTCTTGTGCCGGGGCTCGAGATTATTGTTGCTGACGAGCGCGGTGAAGAACCGGTGGTTGACAGCTTCAAGTTCGATGGCGGCATCTCAGAGTTTGTCGAATACCTCGCCGTTGACGGCCCCGTCACCGACGTCTGGCGCATGACCGGTTCCGATACCTTCAGCGAGAAGATCCCCGTGCTGAACGAAGCGACGGGCCACATGGATCTGCAAGAGGTCGAACGCGAGTGCGAGGTCGACATCGCACTGCGCTGGGGCACTGGCTACGAGACTGAAATCCGAAGCTTCGTGAACATCATTGCGACGCCGAAGGGCGGCACCCACCTTGCTGGTTTTGAGCAGGGCCTCGTGCGGTTCTTCCGGAAAGAGATCGAGAAAAACGCTCGCCGGTTGAAGGCCGGCAGCGATAAGCCAGAAAAAGATGATCTGCTCGCGGGCCTCACCGCCGTGGTGACGGTGCGCTTTCCCGAACCGCAGTTTGAGGGGCAGACGAAAGAGGTCTTGGGTACGGCAGCGATCCGCTCAATCGTGCAAAAACAGCTGACGAACCACCTCTCAACGCTCTTCGAGTCTGCGAAACGCACCGACAAGGCTCAGTGCGCGCTGCTGCTCGAGAAGATGGTCTCAGAGATGAAGTCGCGCATCTCTCTTCGTGCTCAGCGTGACACGCAGCGGCGCAAATCATCGCTCGAAAGCTCGAGCTTGCCAGCCAAACTCATTGACTGCAGATCGCGCGACGTTGAAGGCACTGAGCTCTTCATCGTCGAGGGCGACAGCGCCCTCGGTACGGCGCGCCCCGCTCGTGACAGCGAGTTTCAGGCTCTGCTGCCCATTCGCGGCAAGATTCTTAACGTGCAGAAAGCGTCACTCGCCGACATGCTGTCGAACGCTGAGTGCAGCGCGATCATCAAGGTGATCGGTGCCGGCTCTGGTCGCGACTTCGACCTTGACGCCGCCAGGTACGGGCGAGTGATCCTCATGAGCGACGCCGACGTCGACGGCGCGCACATTCGAACGCTCCTGCTCACCCTCTTCTTCCGGTACATGCGACCCATGCTCGAGGCAGGGCGTGTGTTTGCGGCGGTTCCGCCGCTCCACCGGGTGGTCGTGCAAAACAGCGGGCGTAAACCGAACGACCTTATTTACACCTACAGCGAGCGCGAACTCGAGGTGCTGCTGAAAGACCTCAAGAAGCGGGGCAAGAAGTACCAGGAGCCCATTCAGCGATACAAAGGTCTCGGCGAGATGGACGCTGATCAGCTGGCCGAGACGACCATGGATCGCGACAAGCGCACGCTGCGACGCGTTGGCGTTGCTGACGCACAGCAAGCGTCGCGCGTCTTTGAGCTCCTCATGGGCAACGAGGTGGCCCCTCGAAAAGAATTTATTATCGATCACGCCGACGACCTCGACCAAGAGCGAATCGACGCGTAG
- a CDS encoding RNA polymerase sigma factor codes for MATETSAKVSEETPAKKTTAKKTTTTAAKKTTAAKKTTATATKKAAEEKAEKKPAAKKPAAKKAPAAKAKPKTTKSKKAAEAEEFEELENDAEGTEVDEDLEASDEEEAETEEKAKPESVEPLPTGAIVLKASDEVDVPTVTTAIPGATADPVKDYLKQIGKVALLNAAEEVELAMRIEAGLFAEEKLATETDLSKKLTRELKWVARDGRKAKSHLLGANLRLVVSLAKRYTGRGMQFLDLIQEGNLGLIRAVEKFDYTKGFKFSTYATWWIRQAITRAMADQARTIRIPVHMVEVINKLARVQRQMLQDLGREPTPEELSQELDMTPEKVIEVQKYGREPISLHTPLGEDGDSEFGDLIEDTEAVVPADAVGFTMLQQQLESLLDSLSEREAGVIRMRFGLGDGMPKTLDQIGDTFGVTRERIRQIESKTMAKLRHPSRSQQLKDYLE; via the coding sequence GTGGCCACTGAAACCTCAGCGAAGGTGTCTGAAGAGACCCCCGCCAAGAAGACCACGGCTAAGAAGACCACTACGACCGCGGCCAAGAAAACCACCGCGGCTAAGAAGACAACAGCCACCGCAACGAAAAAGGCAGCAGAAGAGAAGGCAGAGAAGAAGCCTGCAGCGAAGAAACCCGCTGCAAAGAAGGCTCCTGCCGCGAAGGCTAAGCCCAAGACTACGAAGTCGAAGAAGGCTGCAGAGGCTGAAGAGTTCGAAGAACTTGAAAACGACGCCGAAGGCACCGAAGTTGACGAAGACCTCGAGGCAAGCGACGAAGAAGAAGCCGAGACCGAAGAGAAGGCAAAGCCTGAGTCGGTTGAGCCTTTGCCTACCGGCGCGATCGTACTGAAGGCCTCTGACGAGGTCGATGTCCCCACCGTTACGACGGCGATTCCCGGTGCAACAGCCGACCCGGTGAAGGACTACCTCAAGCAGATCGGTAAGGTCGCGCTGTTGAACGCGGCCGAAGAAGTCGAGCTCGCGATGCGTATCGAAGCCGGCCTCTTCGCCGAAGAGAAGCTCGCAACCGAGACAGACCTTTCGAAAAAGCTCACTCGCGAGCTGAAGTGGGTTGCTCGTGATGGACGCAAGGCGAAGAGCCACCTGCTCGGCGCCAACCTGCGACTCGTTGTCTCGCTCGCGAAGCGCTACACGGGCCGCGGTATGCAGTTCCTCGACCTCATTCAAGAGGGAAACCTCGGCCTCATTCGCGCGGTTGAGAAGTTTGACTACACCAAGGGCTTTAAGTTCTCGACCTACGCCACCTGGTGGATTCGTCAGGCGATTACGAGGGCGATGGCAGACCAGGCCCGTACGATTCGTATTCCTGTTCACATGGTTGAGGTCATCAACAAGCTCGCGCGCGTACAGCGCCAGATGCTCCAGGACCTTGGTCGCGAACCAACCCCTGAAGAGTTGAGCCAGGAGCTCGATATGACCCCTGAAAAGGTCATTGAAGTGCAGAAGTACGGCCGCGAGCCGATCTCACTGCACACCCCGCTTGGTGAAGACGGCGATAGCGAATTCGGCGACCTCATCGAAGATACCGAAGCGGTCGTTCCGGCCGACGCGGTTGGATTTACGATGCTACAGCAGCAGCTTGAGTCGCTGCTCGACTCGCTCTCAGAGCGTGAGGCGGGCGTGATCCGCATGCGTTTCGGCCTGGGCGACGGGATGCCGAAAACGCTCGACCAGATCGGTGACACTTTCGGAGTGACCCGTGAACGTATTCGTCAGATTGAGTCGAAGACGATGGCGAAGCTTCGCCACCCGTCACGCTCGCAGCAGCTGAAAGATTACCTCGAGTAA
- the lpdA gene encoding dihydrolipoyl dehydrogenase encodes MAVQNFDIVVLGGGSAGYATAIRAVELGMTAVVIEKDKLGGTCLHRGCVPTKAMLQAAEVAEVARDSAHWGVVSEFKGIDIEAVGAFRDGIVSKKFKGLQGLIKARNITVVDGEGKLVAPNTVQVGDDQYVGKNVVLATGSYSRSLPGLEIGGRVITSEHALQMQEIPGSVAILGGGVIGVEFASVWKSFGAEVTIIEGLPNLVPNEDATLSKQLERAFRKRKINYKLGVRFQGVTQDENGVVITLEDGTTIEADYLLVAVGRGPATAGNGFEEAGITMDRGFVLTNERLQTNVPGVWAIGDIVPGLQLAHRSYQQGIFVAEEIAGLNPVIIEDVNIPKITYCEPEVASVGLSQAKAEELYGAENVTAFEYNLAGNARSEIIGTGGIVKVVRENDGPVVGVHMIGGRVGELIGEAQLIVNWEATPEDMAPLIHAHPSQNEAIAEAMLNLAGKPLHTM; translated from the coding sequence TTGGCCGTTCAAAACTTTGACATTGTTGTTTTAGGTGGCGGAAGCGCCGGTTACGCAACAGCGATCCGCGCTGTTGAACTCGGCATGACCGCTGTCGTTATTGAAAAGGACAAGCTTGGAGGCACCTGCCTTCACCGTGGCTGCGTTCCCACCAAAGCGATGCTGCAGGCTGCAGAGGTCGCCGAGGTTGCACGCGACAGCGCACACTGGGGCGTCGTTTCAGAGTTCAAGGGCATTGACATCGAAGCCGTTGGCGCGTTTCGCGATGGCATCGTCTCCAAGAAGTTCAAGGGCCTGCAGGGCCTCATCAAAGCCCGCAACATCACCGTCGTCGACGGCGAGGGCAAGCTTGTCGCGCCCAACACCGTACAGGTTGGCGACGATCAGTACGTCGGCAAGAACGTCGTTCTGGCCACGGGCTCATACTCACGCTCGCTGCCCGGTCTCGAAATTGGTGGCCGCGTGATCACGAGCGAGCATGCCCTCCAGATGCAAGAGATTCCCGGCAGCGTTGCCATTCTCGGTGGCGGCGTTATCGGCGTTGAGTTCGCGAGCGTTTGGAAGTCATTTGGCGCAGAGGTCACGATTATCGAGGGCCTGCCCAACCTTGTTCCCAACGAAGACGCGACGCTCTCGAAGCAGCTTGAGCGCGCCTTCCGCAAGCGCAAGATCAACTACAAGCTTGGCGTTCGCTTCCAGGGCGTTACGCAAGACGAGAACGGCGTTGTCATCACGCTCGAAGACGGCACGACGATCGAGGCAGACTACCTGCTCGTCGCTGTAGGCCGCGGCCCTGCGACCGCGGGCAACGGTTTCGAAGAAGCCGGTATCACGATGGATCGCGGCTTTGTTCTCACGAACGAGCGCCTGCAGACCAACGTTCCCGGCGTCTGGGCCATCGGCGACATTGTTCCCGGTCTCCAGCTCGCACACCGCAGCTACCAGCAGGGCATTTTCGTCGCTGAAGAGATCGCCGGTCTGAACCCCGTCATCATCGAAGACGTCAATATTCCGAAGATCACCTACTGCGAGCCCGAGGTTGCCTCGGTCGGCCTCAGCCAGGCGAAGGCCGAAGAGCTTTACGGCGCTGAGAACGTTACCGCTTTCGAGTACAACCTCGCGGGTAACGCACGAAGCGAAATCATCGGCACCGGCGGCATCGTCAAGGTCGTGCGCGAGAACGACGGCCCTGTCGTCGGCGTGCACATGATCGGCGGCCGTGTTGGTGAGCTCATTGGTGAAGCGCAGCTCATTGTGAACTGGGAGGCGACGCCAGAAGACATGGCACCGCTCATTCACGCGCACCCGAGCCAGAACGAAGCTATCGCAGAGGCAATGCTCAACCTTGCAGGCAAGCCCCTGCACACGATGTAA
- the glnA gene encoding type I glutamate--ammonia ligase, which translates to MFQSPAEVIRFIKETDVKFLDIRLSDLPGGQHHFNVPAQTVDDDFFDTGQMFDGSSLRGFAGIHESDMQLIPDFTSAYIDPFRVARTLVIVCDIRNPRTGTMYERDPRQVAKRAEAYLAGTGIADTAFFGAEAEFYIFDHVRHEVTPRRSLVEIDSNEAYWNSGATRDGHNLAHTINEKGGYFPVSPQDKQADLRDAISLHLIEAGMTVERAHHEVGAPGQAEINYRFGTLVQAADDMQKFKYIVKNTADQHGKTATFMPKPVFGDNGSGMHTHMSLWKGGEPLFYDAEGYARLSDTARWFVGGILHHAPALLAFTNPTTNSYRRLVKGFEAPINLVYSEGNRSAAIRVPITGSNPKAKRIEFRAPDASGNPYLAFAAQLMAGIDGIENRIEPPAPVDKDLYSLSAEEARDIRMLPANLEEALTCLEADHEFLTRGEVFTPALIESWVEMKRTLELEPMSLRPHPYEFDLYYGV; encoded by the coding sequence ATGTTTCAGAGCCCAGCCGAAGTTATTCGCTTTATCAAGGAAACCGACGTCAAGTTTCTTGACATCCGCCTCTCAGATTTGCCTGGCGGCCAGCACCACTTTAATGTGCCTGCGCAGACGGTTGATGACGACTTCTTCGACACCGGCCAGATGTTTGACGGGTCATCGTTGCGAGGCTTCGCCGGTATTCACGAGTCAGACATGCAGCTCATTCCCGACTTCACGAGTGCCTATATCGACCCGTTCCGCGTCGCCCGCACCCTTGTCATCGTGTGCGACATTAGGAACCCTCGTACGGGCACCATGTACGAGCGCGATCCGCGCCAGGTCGCGAAACGCGCCGAGGCGTACCTCGCGGGAACCGGCATCGCCGACACGGCATTTTTCGGCGCCGAGGCCGAGTTTTACATCTTCGATCACGTACGCCACGAGGTAACTCCTCGCCGCTCGCTCGTCGAGATCGACTCAAACGAGGCCTACTGGAACTCGGGCGCGACCCGTGACGGCCACAACCTGGCCCACACGATCAACGAAAAGGGCGGCTACTTCCCCGTCTCACCACAGGACAAGCAGGCCGACCTGCGCGACGCGATCTCGCTGCACCTCATCGAGGCGGGCATGACGGTCGAACGCGCGCACCACGAGGTTGGTGCGCCCGGGCAGGCCGAGATCAACTATCGCTTCGGCACCCTCGTGCAGGCAGCCGATGACATGCAGAAGTTCAAGTACATCGTCAAGAACACCGCCGACCAACACGGCAAAACGGCAACCTTCATGCCAAAGCCAGTCTTCGGCGACAACGGTTCGGGCATGCACACGCACATGTCCCTCTGGAAGGGCGGTGAGCCGCTCTTCTACGACGCCGAGGGGTACGCAAGGCTCTCTGACACGGCACGCTGGTTCGTTGGCGGCATTCTGCACCACGCTCCCGCTTTGCTCGCCTTCACGAATCCGACGACGAACAGCTACCGTCGACTCGTGAAGGGCTTCGAAGCCCCCATTAACCTCGTGTATTCAGAGGGTAACCGCTCGGCAGCGATCCGCGTTCCTATCACGGGCTCAAACCCCAAGGCTAAGCGCATCGAATTTCGCGCGCCGGACGCCTCGGGCAACCCCTACCTCGCGTTCGCCGCACAGCTCATGGCCGGCATCGACGGCATTGAAAACCGCATCGAGCCGCCTGCCCCGGTCGACAAAGACCTGTACTCGCTGAGCGCCGAGGAGGCGCGCGATATTCGCATGCTCCCGGCAAATCTCGAAGAGGCCCTCACCTGCCTCGAGGCCGATCACGAGTTCTTGACGCGTGGCGAGGTATTTACCCCCGCGCTCATCGAGAGCTGGGTCGAGATGAAGCGCACGCTCGAACTCGAGCCCATGTCGCTACGCCCGCATCCCTACGAGTTCGATCTGTACTACGGGGTATAA
- a CDS encoding RDD family protein produces the protein MANPRTPQKFGDLEPSAWPGERLGLPNEGQFSIGRVGRRVGAIIIDWVAALMITMLIPVSGSAEGFVTGAIFAVMQIIFIPTIGGSVGHRAMGMRVIKLGGGWVGVWRPAVRTLLLMLILPVIVWDSDQRGFHDKIAGTVLVRA, from the coding sequence ATGGCCAACCCACGTACCCCTCAGAAGTTCGGTGACCTTGAACCCAGCGCATGGCCGGGTGAACGGCTTGGGCTTCCCAACGAGGGTCAGTTCTCGATCGGTCGCGTCGGCAGGCGCGTCGGAGCGATCATTATTGACTGGGTTGCAGCCCTCATGATCACGATGCTTATTCCTGTTTCGGGCTCGGCCGAGGGCTTCGTGACCGGCGCGATTTTCGCCGTCATGCAGATCATCTTCATCCCGACCATTGGCGGATCGGTGGGACACCGTGCCATGGGCATGCGCGTCATCAAGCTCGGTGGCGGCTGGGTCGGCGTGTGGCGACCCGCTGTGCGCACGCTGCTGCTCATGCTCATTCTGCCCGTTATCGTGTGGGATTCAGACCAGCGCGGCTTCCACGACAAGATTGCCGGCACGGTGCTCGTTCGCGCGTAA
- a CDS encoding PAC2 family protein: MDKSLYSVVHAERLERAPRGLPLIISLEGFSDAGNAVDQLMDHILSDESMTLLAEFSNDVFLDYRARRPTITFIKDHLADYQPKKLSLYLGEDEIGEPFLFLAGYEPDFRWETFVREVSWIVQEFRVTVTTWVHAIPMPVPHTRPIGATVSGSKQPLIDATSIWQPTTQLSASVGHAIEYALFRAGHEVVAFVLLVPHYLANTQYPHTLTASLKNIMNATGLLFSTAEVEAREDAFTRQVTEQIRENGESLEMVEALEQRYDDFVRERVREASETDEPDSLAEAEELPTADQLATQLEEYLARYWGENPQEGNGPGIAGM; encoded by the coding sequence GTGGATAAGTCACTGTACTCAGTAGTTCATGCGGAGCGGCTCGAGCGCGCGCCCAGGGGCCTGCCGCTGATTATTTCACTCGAGGGTTTTAGCGACGCGGGCAACGCGGTTGATCAGCTCATGGACCATATCTTGAGCGACGAATCGATGACACTCCTCGCCGAGTTCTCGAACGACGTCTTTCTCGATTATCGAGCGAGGCGCCCAACGATCACCTTCATTAAAGATCATCTTGCCGACTACCAGCCCAAAAAGCTTTCGCTGTACCTTGGCGAAGATGAGATCGGTGAGCCGTTCCTGTTTCTTGCCGGCTACGAACCCGATTTTCGCTGGGAGACGTTCGTACGTGAGGTCTCCTGGATCGTGCAAGAGTTCCGCGTAACCGTCACAACCTGGGTGCATGCGATTCCGATGCCTGTTCCTCACACGAGGCCCATTGGCGCAACCGTGAGCGGATCGAAACAACCGCTCATCGACGCAACGAGCATTTGGCAGCCGACGACGCAACTTTCGGCTTCGGTTGGGCACGCGATTGAATATGCGCTCTTTCGTGCGGGGCACGAGGTTGTGGCATTCGTGTTACTTGTCCCGCACTACCTTGCCAACACGCAGTACCCGCACACGCTCACCGCGAGCCTGAAGAACATCATGAATGCGACAGGGCTGCTCTTTTCGACGGCAGAAGTTGAAGCTAGAGAAGACGCGTTTACTCGTCAGGTCACCGAGCAGATTCGTGAGAACGGAGAGTCGCTAGAGATGGTCGAAGCGCTCGAGCAACGCTACGACGACTTTGTGCGGGAGCGCGTTCGTGAGGCGAGCGAAACTGACGAGCCAGATTCGCTTGCCGAGGCTGAAGAGTTGCCAACGGCAGACCAACTTGCGACGCAGCTTGAAGAATACTTGGCGCGATACTGGGGTGAGAACCCTCAGGAGGGTAACGGTCCCGGCATCGCTGGAATGTAG
- a CDS encoding DUF7455 domain-containing protein, whose product MEHTGVETATDDAQLATRTLSGLDRCDSCGAQAYVRAMLGGSELLFCGHHAKQHEAKLKSIADFWHDETHKLES is encoded by the coding sequence ATGGAGCACACCGGCGTTGAAACTGCGACCGATGATGCGCAGCTTGCGACGCGCACGCTCAGTGGCCTCGATCGCTGTGACAGCTGCGGGGCGCAGGCTTACGTGCGCGCGATGCTCGGAGGAAGCGAGCTCCTCTTCTGCGGCCATCACGCCAAACAGCATGAGGCTAAGCTCAAATCAATTGCAGACTTCTGGCACGACGAGACGCACAAGCTCGAATCGTAA
- the sucB gene encoding 2-oxoglutarate dehydrogenase, E2 component, dihydrolipoamide succinyltransferase, producing MSENIVLPALGESVTEGTVTRWLKQVGEEVAVDEPLLEVSTDKVDTEIPSPVAGVLEQILVDEDETAEVGAVLAVVGDGSGQGAAPEAPAAEPAAEPAAAPAAEATAETPAPEAAAPAASSAPAAGAAEDIVLPALGESVTEGTVTRWLKQVGEEVAVDEPLLEVSTDKVDTEIPSPVAGILAQILVGEDETAEVGAVLARVGSGQAPAAAPAEPVAEPAPAVAPAPAAQAAPAAAPAAPAAPAAAPAAPAAPAAPAAPAAPAAPAAPAAPAPAAAQAPAGAAATAGYVTPIVRKLARELGVDLSTVKGTGTGGRIRKEDVQAAQTSAPAAAGASAPAAATKVEVSELRGTTARMSRLRRVISERAVESLNTTAQLTTMVEVDVTRVAAFRQAHKDEFLAKTGAKLSFLPFFALAAAEGLRTYPIINSTVDGTNIVYPETENLSIAVDTERGLLTPVLRNAGDKNLAEIAVEIADLAARTRDNKLSPDELAGGTFTLTNTGSRGALFDTPLVFLPQSAILGTGAVVKKPAVVSGPEGDAIAIRSTVFLAISYDHRIIDGADAARFLTQLKNRLEEGNFAANLGI from the coding sequence ATGAGTGAGAACATTGTTCTTCCCGCACTGGGTGAAAGCGTCACCGAGGGCACCGTTACCCGCTGGCTCAAGCAGGTAGGCGAAGAGGTCGCGGTCGACGAACCGTTGCTCGAGGTCTCGACCGACAAGGTCGACACCGAGATTCCCTCACCTGTCGCAGGCGTTCTTGAGCAGATTCTCGTAGACGAAGACGAGACCGCCGAGGTCGGCGCTGTGCTCGCTGTTGTCGGCGATGGCTCAGGCCAGGGCGCTGCGCCCGAGGCTCCAGCAGCAGAACCTGCTGCAGAGCCAGCGGCTGCGCCCGCTGCTGAGGCTACAGCCGAGACGCCCGCTCCCGAGGCTGCTGCTCCCGCTGCATCGTCAGCTCCCGCTGCTGGCGCAGCCGAAGACATCGTTCTTCCCGCACTGGGTGAAAGCGTCACCGAGGGCACCGTTACCCGCTGGCTCAAGCAGGTAGGCGAAGAGGTCGCGGTCGACGAACCGTTGCTCGAGGTCTCGACCGACAAGGTCGACACCGAGATCCCCTCACCCGTCGCAGGCATTCTCGCCCAGATTCTCGTTGGCGAAGACGAGACCGCCGAGGTCGGCGCCGTGCTCGCCCGTGTTGGCAGTGGCCAGGCACCCGCGGCGGCTCCCGCTGAGCCCGTAGCAGAACCAGCCCCGGCGGTAGCACCAGCGCCAGCCGCGCAGGCAGCACCTGCAGCTGCGCCCGCAGCTCCGGCTGCTCCTGCAGCAGCCCCCGCTGCGCCCGCGGCCCCTGCCGCTCCAGCGGCACCTGCAGCTCCAGCCGCACCCGCTGCTCCCGCAGCTCCCGCTCCTGCTGCCGCGCAGGCACCCGCTGGCGCCGCCGCAACCGCCGGCTACGTCACCCCGATCGTGCGCAAGCTTGCACGCGAGCTTGGCGTTGACCTTTCGACCGTGAAGGGCACCGGAACCGGCGGCCGCATTCGCAAGGAAGACGTTCAGGCCGCACAGACCTCAGCTCCCGCAGCAGCTGGCGCATCAGCACCGGCAGCGGCAACCAAGGTCGAGGTTTCAGAGCTTCGCGGTACAACGGCACGCATGAGCCGTCTTCGCCGCGTGATCTCAGAGCGCGCAGTTGAATCACTCAACACGACCGCTCAGCTGACCACCATGGTTGAGGTCGATGTGACTCGCGTGGCGGCCTTCCGCCAGGCGCACAAAGACGAGTTCCTCGCCAAGACCGGCGCAAAGCTCTCGTTCCTGCCCTTCTTCGCACTGGCTGCGGCAGAGGGCCTGCGCACCTACCCGATCATCAACTCAACGGTTGACGGCACGAACATCGTGTACCCCGAGACTGAGAACCTCAGCATCGCGGTAGACACCGAGCGTGGCCTGCTTACCCCCGTTCTGCGCAACGCGGGTGATAAGAACCTCGCTGAGATCGCGGTTGAGATCGCCGACCTCGCGGCACGTACCCGCGACAACAAGCTCAGCCCAGATGAGCTTGCGGGCGGCACCTTCACCCTCACGAACACCGGTTCACGCGGCGCGCTCTTCGACACGCCCCTCGTGTTCCTGCCCCAGAGCGCCATTCTTGGCACTGGCGCAGTCGTGAAGAAGCCAGCCGTCGTGAGCGGCCCCGAGGGCGACGCTATCGCGATCCGCTCGACGGTGTTCCTCGCTATCTCGTACGACCACCGCATCATCGATGGCGCAGACGCAGCCCGGTTCCTGACCCAGCTGAAGAACCGCCTCGAAGAGGGTAACTTCGCAGCAAACCTGGGAATCTAA
- a CDS encoding DUF4191 domain-containing protein produces MAKDKKTSAPKEPGRIKQMWQVFQTTGKHDKQLTALVLLSLILPILAGVLVAVLLKGGIASMILWPITGILVGVLLAMIVLGRRAERTAYRQIAGQTGAVGAVIQNALRRGWQGTEMPVAVNPRTQEAIYRVVGRGGIVLITEGSESRMQRLRGDEERKVKRILPNVKVTHLTVGVEEGQVPLERLSRTLVKMPKTLKRAQVTQIQNRLMSLQQNGPMGIPKGIDPMRARAQRPR; encoded by the coding sequence ATGGCTAAAGACAAGAAGACGAGCGCGCCGAAAGAACCGGGCCGCATTAAGCAGATGTGGCAGGTCTTTCAGACCACGGGCAAGCACGATAAGCAACTCACCGCTCTCGTACTGCTCTCGTTGATTCTGCCGATTCTCGCTGGTGTTCTCGTCGCGGTACTGCTCAAGGGCGGCATCGCTTCGATGATCCTCTGGCCGATCACGGGCATTCTCGTGGGCGTTCTGCTCGCGATGATCGTGCTTGGTCGACGCGCAGAGCGAACCGCATACCGCCAAATCGCTGGGCAAACCGGCGCCGTTGGGGCCGTGATTCAAAACGCCCTGCGTCGCGGCTGGCAGGGCACTGAAATGCCCGTCGCCGTGAACCCGCGCACCCAAGAGGCAATTTACCGTGTGGTTGGCCGCGGTGGCATCGTGCTCATCACCGAGGGTTCAGAGTCACGTATGCAGCGACTGCGGGGTGACGAAGAGCGCAAGGTCAAGCGCATTCTCCCGAACGTGAAGGTCACGCACCTCACCGTCGGCGTTGAAGAGGGCCAGGTGCCCCTCGAACGTCTCTCACGCACGCTCGTGAAGATGCCGAAGACGCTCAAGCGAGCTCAGGTCACGCAGATTCAGAACCGACTCATGTCGCTGCAGCAGAACGGCCCCATGGGCATTCCCAAGGGCATCGACCCCATGCGTGCGCGCGCTCAGCGCCCACGCTAA